A window from Nocardioides mesophilus encodes these proteins:
- a CDS encoding pyridoxamine 5'-phosphate oxidase family protein — translation MSQDTPRDERQKLVELIKDSRIAMLTTRNEQGRLTSRPMATQDVETDGDLWFITERSSDKAAEIRRDPEVNVAYSSRDSWVSLAGRAEVVDDTEKLTELWGTFTDAWMQGGPDNPENVLVKVTAESAEFWDSPGTKVTQVVNLVKAKVTGERFEGVNETVEL, via the coding sequence ATGAGCCAGGACACCCCGCGAGACGAGCGCCAGAAGCTGGTCGAGCTGATCAAGGACAGCCGGATCGCGATGCTCACCACCCGCAACGAGCAGGGCCGCCTGACCAGCCGGCCGATGGCCACCCAGGACGTGGAGACCGACGGCGACCTCTGGTTCATCACCGAGCGTTCCTCCGACAAGGCCGCCGAGATCCGGCGCGACCCCGAGGTCAACGTGGCCTACTCCTCACGCGACTCCTGGGTGTCGCTGGCCGGCCGCGCCGAGGTCGTCGACGACACCGAGAAGCTCACGGAGCTGTGGGGCACGTTCACCGACGCGTGGATGCAGGGCGGCCCGGACAACCCGGAGAACGTCTTGGTCAAGGTCACCGCCGAGTCGGCGGAGTTCTGGGACTCACCGGGCACGAAGGTCACCCAGGTGGTCAACCTGGTGAAGGCCAAGGTCACCGGGGAGCGCTTCGAGGGCGTCAACGAGACCGTCGAGCTCTGA
- a CDS encoding SRPBCC family protein, translated as MRLERTVTTDKPVERVFAYLADFTTTTEWDPGTVETVRVSGDGGPGTRYRNTSKFAGRETELTYTVVEREQNQKIALRGQNKTVKALDTMTFTPTTTGGTEVRYSADFDFGVLTPVLGLLLRPFFTRLGDEAERGMREALERL; from the coding sequence ATGCGCCTGGAACGAACCGTGACCACCGACAAGCCGGTCGAGCGGGTCTTCGCCTACCTCGCCGACTTCACCACCACCACCGAGTGGGACCCCGGGACCGTGGAGACCGTCCGGGTCTCCGGCGACGGCGGCCCGGGCACGCGCTACCGCAACACCTCGAAGTTCGCCGGCCGCGAGACCGAGCTGACCTACACGGTCGTGGAGCGCGAGCAGAACCAGAAGATCGCGCTGCGCGGGCAGAACAAGACGGTCAAGGCCCTCGACACGATGACCTTCACCCCCACCACGACCGGCGGCACCGAGGTGCGCTACTCCGCCGACTTCGACTTCGGCGTGCTCACCCCGGTGCTCGGCCTCCTGCTGCGCCCGTTCTTCACCAGGCTCGGCGACGAGGCGGAGCGCGGCATGCGTGAGGCGCTCGAGCGGCTGTAG